A genome region from Schlesneria paludicola DSM 18645 includes the following:
- a CDS encoding transcriptional regulator, whose translation MAGKRKPAKRIAEAAPTAEGRFSYEGLERVIHEKARLGILASLASNANGLLFNDLKQLCTLTDGNLSRHLDVLSEAGLIEVWKSTSGSRTQTMYRFSATGRQRFAEYISVLEKVVTDAQSELQPSSDKPERSNGWAPA comes from the coding sequence ATGGCCGGTAAACGAAAGCCCGCAAAGAGAATTGCGGAGGCGGCGCCCACGGCGGAAGGCCGGTTCTCGTACGAGGGGCTGGAGCGAGTCATACACGAAAAAGCACGGCTTGGAATTCTGGCTTCGCTTGCGTCTAATGCGAATGGACTATTGTTTAACGACCTGAAGCAGCTTTGCACGTTGACTGACGGGAATCTCAGCCGACATTTGGATGTGCTAAGTGAGGCCGGTTTGATTGAAGTCTGGAAGAGTACCTCCGGATCGCGTACTCAGACGATGTATCGCTTTTCGGCGACGGGACGACAGCGATTCGCCGAATACATCAGTGTGCTCGAGAAAGTCGTCACCGATGCCCAATCCGAATTGCAACCAAGTTCCGATAAGCCAGAGCGATCGAACGGCTGGGCACCGGCGTGA